In Uranotaenia lowii strain MFRU-FL chromosome 2, ASM2978415v1, whole genome shotgun sequence, one genomic interval encodes:
- the LOC129744584 gene encoding dedicator of cytokinesis protein 7 — protein MASAQRAFASKLTKHNSSDIRKNVANYQLLSKSDSSSVCSSSISLCELIEPIDYEEFLAQHSNLLMRDSLRSILDFPGNDVQVRVVPRKIRTIEHVVPQEDLSELPLHVQHCVDCFTRPWKVVDFAQRHYSSSCNARERIDKGALSPSSYQQEFEIDRDYFGCSSMEESVTSTTLYASESCTPSSRQSIASLSSVSTCTDTLTPRGSWASFDLRSSVNDPLIPGLLDRIAPEIIDQSNESKRLEERQDALFSLYPEADPEDAIEKRMPAEMPVEHLGNRIHVKCLQLKLELEVEPIFASMAIYDAKEKKKISENFYFDMNTESLRRMLVSHLPFADISTQAREAIFDITNPSNELYLVIRLEKVLQGDIKDSVEPYLKEDKDKYKDKAKSNAADYCDRLGKYRMPFAWTGIYLTNIFNGDNVEKEGDRESMSSASSSNSLDRKSSTSSFDQFRKRATDMGTLTRRGSLERKSEKRRSWSPDDFANSVETFRPISITVSSFFKQEPDKMKDEELYKFLPELKRPGALMKKHKCIPGSIKIEISPIPEEVKCALTPELAKIDPYPNDHTRPVKEILEFPATPILNPHYSYRNLLFVSPKELNFSTRAGSARNIAVRVQLMSGEKQSDALPAIFGKSSCPEYTAETFTAVNYHNKQPIFYDEIKISLPANLKQNHHILFTLFHVSCQKKPQEIQPTIESPVGYTWLPVLKDGHLNVGEFNLPVMVEEPPDNYSFIPPDVQLPGTKWLDNHRPVFSVTIDAVTSVHAMDDYLDKFIFLCECLDHRKVPPRIGEGNMEREFKKSLQELQAADQEKLVKNLQVILDKLVELLVTTYRIGGEALSLGQTVFETICQISDKISFLQPEDRYGRQNILSTYIQFQCKIPHPLDPKCKLSSYPSRPGTAMEEMTRSSSNPDLHHSPSMALASHSEMTSSMSGKLVDRASSMRGEMSPSASGPKDGLVRLLHEEIALNWVVASGSAAELSMTNSWMLFELIIKSMVEHLDLTNSLNSNRKGRFPHQYTDDISTLVHLVTTKVVGYNSSDPKLAQSINSSLAFFIFDLLSIMDRGFVYGLIKTYYKVIMTKSSSTPDMIHYKLDFLRIVCSHEHFVALNLPFGTPYTALSAPCSPTPSVTSNNSQNSFVSGLAGMDKTLYAELSAEYRQQHFLIGLVLQELATVLDISNPPLHGKAIRCLRNLLTSHDLDPRYSEVEARARVAALYIPLLGIVMDTIPQLHTPIAESRDRLNTIGLLEDYQGPTTSIATTTISPEVAFAISGIRNYSYVPETPKNKTALSSENTRHLLSCFLWVVKNLEQNTLYKYTLGLSPHRVHQMLQVLNICIPNFEYRGRKKPTCKRNTSSFRKTPDMKEKLEECIRGTGSARNDLINRRKDRYSTEKFRWKKDQIRTQFYDSNIKNEAEMEITYYIEGSLATEVCLAILDSLELIVQVASSSELHHNLLGTVLKVLLHALSRNQSTLALQNLFASQRSLIFKYHNLLFDEETDSCADLCLLLLKHCGSQLASVRSQAAASLYLLMRQNFEIGNNFARVKMQVTMSLSSLVGTSSSFSEQSLRRALKTILVYAESDTDLQDTSFPEQVQDLLFNLHMILSDTVKMKEYQEDPEMLLDLMNRIAKGYQNSPDLRLTWLENMAKKHMERANHTEAAMCYVHSAALVAEYLSMLESQTHLPVGAVSFKHISPNSLMESAVSDDVLSPGEDGICLGNRFTEGGLKALLEEASNSFQIAGMYEAMNDVYKVLIPICEANRDFRKLGQIHGKLQEAFNRIAQLHGKRVFGTYFRVGFYGAKFGDLDQQEFIYKEPTLTKLPEIFSRLQNFYADRFGPDVVQIIKDSNTVDLKTLDPDKAYIQITYVEPYFETYELRYRETYFERNFNIKRFIFATPFTKSGKAHGELHEQCKRKTILTTANHFPYVKTRIQVVSREQIVLEPIEVAIEDIQKKTAELAAATNQEPADPKILQMVLQGCIGTTVNQGPMEMALVFLSGIADSTTIPTKHQNKLRLCFKDFSKKCSDALKKNRNLILSDQKDYQKELERNYARFTERLAPLITISPSQAQGVVAANNGLHNNKLTPLRW, from the exons ATGGCATCGGCACAGCGTGCATTCGCGTCAAAATTAACCAA GCACAACTCCTCGGATATCCGTAAAAATGTGGCCAACTACCAGCTTCTGTCCAAGAGTGACAGCAGCTCGGTATGTTCCTCGTCGATTTCGCTCTGCGAACTAATCGAACCGATCGATTACGAGGAATTCCTGGCGCAACACTCCAATCTGCTGATGCGCGATTCGCTGCGCTCCATTCTGGACTTTCCGGGCAATGACGTTCAGGTTCGGGTGGTTCCGCGGAAGATTCGAACGATCGAGCATGTCGTTCCACAGGAAGATTTGAGTGAACTTCCGCTACACGTTCAGCATTGCGTGGATTGTTTTACGCGACCATGGAAGGTGGTTGATTTCGCCCAGCGACATTATTCCAGCTCCTGCAATGCTAGGGAACGGATTGATAAGGGAGCATTGAGTCCCAGTTCGTATCAacaggaatttgaaattgatcgGGATTACTTTGGATGCTCGTCGATGGAAGAATCGGTTACATCAACAACTTTGTATGCCAGTGAAAGTTGTACACCGAGTAGCCGGCAGTCGATTGCAAGCTTGTCGTCTGTTTCGACCTGCACAGACACATTGACACCCAGAGGATCTTGGGCATCCTTTGATTTGAGAAGCTCTGTCAACGATCCTTTGATTCCTGGTTTGCTGGACAGAATTGCTCCGGAAATAATTGATCAAAGTAACGAAAGTAAACGACTAGAGGAACGCCAGGATGCACTTTTCAGCTTGTATCCGGAAGCAGATCCGGAGGATGCTATTGAAAAACGAATGCCAGCAGAAATGCCTGTAGAACATTTGGGAAATCGCATTCATGTAAAGTGCTTACAGCTAAAGCTAGAACTAGAGGTAGAACCGATTTTTGCCTCAATGGCAATTTACGATgctaaagaaaagaaaaagatcTCGGAAAACTTTTACTTTGACATGAATACGGAATCGCTACGAAGAATGCTAGTTTCGCATCTTCCGTTCGCGGACATAAGCACACAGGCTAGAGAAGCTATTTTTGACATAACAAATCCAAGTAACGAGCTTTACTTGGTAATTCGATTGGAAAAAGTGTTACAAGGTGACATTAAAGACTCCGTAGAGCCTTACTTGAAGGAAGACAAAGATAAATACAAAGATAAGGCGAAATCCAATGCAGCAGACTATTGTGATCGTCTGGGAAAATATAGAATGCCTTTCGCTTGGACAGGAATTTATCTGACCAACATTTTCAATGGCGATAATGTAGAGAAAGAAGGCGACCGTGAAAGCATGAGCTCCGCTTCCAGTTCCAATAGTCTGGATCGAAAGTCATCCACCAGTAGCTTTGATCAATTCCGCAAACGAGCTACCGATATGGGAACACTAACAAGACGCGGATCTTTAGAAAGAAAGTCGGAAAAACGTCGCTCCTGGTCCCCGGACGACTTTGCTAACAGCGTCGAAACTTTCCGACCCATATCTATAACTGTGTCTAGCTTCTTCAAGCAAGAACCGGACAAAATGAAGGATGAAGAATTGTACAAATTCCTCCCGGAACTGAAACGCCCTGGAGCTCTCATGAAAAAACACAAATGCATACCCGGCTCCATCAAAATCGAAATATCTCCTATTCCTGAAGAAGTCAAATGTGCCCTTACTCCTGAACTAGCAAAAATCGATCCATACCCCAACGATCACACCAGACCGGTAAAAGAAATCCTCGAGTTTCCCGCAACCCCAATACTTAATCCTCACTACAGCTATCGCAACCTACTCTTCGTATCCCCTAAAGAGCTAAACTTCTCAACACGCGCCGGGTCTGCTCGCAACATTGCCGTTCGAGTTCAGCTCATGTCCGGCGAAAAACAATCGGATGCTCTACcagccatttttggaaaaagctCGTGCCCAGAATACACTGCCGAAACTTTCACCGCCGTCAACTATCACAACAAACAGCCAATCTTTtacgatgaaataaaaatatcccTTCCGGCCAACCTCAAACAGAATCACCACATTCTGTTCACCCTCTTCCACGTGTCCTGCCAGAAGAAACCTCAAGAAATTCAACCTACCATCGAGTCCCCGGTCGGTTACACATGGCTTCCGGTTCTCAAAGACGGCCACCTTAATGTTGGAGAATTCAACCTTCCCGTTATGGTCGAAGAACCCCCAGATAACTATTCATTCATACCACCGGACGTCCAACTGCCCGGTACCAAGTGGCTGGACAATCATCGGCCCGTATTCTCGGTTACCATCGATGCCGTCACTTCGGTGCACGCCATGGACGACTATCTGGACAAGTTCATCTTCCTGTGCGAGTGCCTGGATCATCGTAAGGTTCCCCCACGTATTGGAGAAGGTAACATGGAACGGGAGTTCAAGAAGTCGCTGCAGGAACTGCAAGCGGCTGATCAGGAAAAGTTGGTTAAAAATTTGCAGGTAATCCTGGACAAGCTGGTTGAGCTGCTGGTGACGACCTATCGTATCGGCGGAGAGGCGTTGTCCTTGGGCCAGACCGTCTTCGAAACCATCTGTCAGATTTCGGACAAAATTTCG TTCCTTCAACCGGAAGACCGTTACGGCCGCCAAAACATCCTTAGCACGTACATCCAGTTCCAGTGCAAGATTCCTCACCCACTAGACCCTAAATGTAAGCTATCCTCGTACCCGAGCCGTCCAGGTACGGCCATGGAGGAGATGACCCGTTCCAGCAGCAATCCGGATCTGCACCACAGTCCCTCGATGGCTCTGGCTTCGCACTCAGAAATGACCAGCTCTATGAGTGGAAAGCTGGTTGATCGAGCTTCCAGCATGCGGGGTGAGATGTCTCCCAGCGCCAGTGGACCCAAGGATGGGTTGGTACGATTGCTACATGAGGAAATTGCTCTTAATTGGGTGGTCGCAAGCGGATCGGCTGCTGAGTTATCGATGACTAACTCGTGGATGTTGTTCGAGCTGATCATCAAAAGTATGGTGGAGCACTTGGATTTGACGAATTCATTGAATTCGAACAGGAAAGGACGATTTCCGCATCAATACACGGATGATATCTCGACATTGGTCCATTTGGTAACGACAAAAGTGGTGGGATACAATAGCAGCGATCCAAAATTGGCCCAATCTATCAACAGTAGTCTGgcgtttttcattttcgatctGTTGAGTATTATGGACCGCGGATTTGTGTATGGATTGATCAAAACTTATTACAAGGTGATTATGACCAAGAGTTCGTCGACCCCGGATATGATACATTACAAGCTGGACTTTTTGCGGATTGTGTGCAGTCACGAGCACTTTGTTGCACTAAATTTGCCTTTTGGAACACCCTACACTGCTTTGTCTGCTCCTTGTAGTCCTACGCCAAGCGTGACTTCAAACAACAGCCAGAACTCTTTCGTGAGTGGACTAGCTGGTATGGACAAAACATTGTATGCTGAACTTAGTGCCGAATACAGGCAGCAGCACTTCTTGATAGGACTAGTGCTTCAGGAGTTGGCAACAGTTTTGGACATCTCCAATCCTCCACTGCATGGAAAAGCTATTCGTTGTTTACGCAATCTTTTGACGTCACACGATCTCGATCCAAGATATAGCGAAGTGGAAGCCCGTGCTCGTGTTGCTGCTCTCTACATTCCTCTGTTGGGTATAGTAATGGACACCATTCCTCAGCTACACACTCCGATAGCAGAATCACGTGACCGTTTGAACACTATCGGTCTCCTGGAGGATTACCAAGGTCCTACTACATCCATCGCTACGACTACGATCAGTCCAGAGGTGGCTTTTGCAATTTCGGGAATCCGAAATTACAGCTATGTCCCAGAAACTCCCAAAAACAAAACGGCTCTCAGTAGCGAAAATACTAGACACCTTTTGTCGTGCTTCTTATGGGTTGTCAAGAATCTTGAACAGAACACTTTATACAAGTATACCCTCGGGTTGAGTCCTCATCGGGTACACCAGATGTTGCAAGTTCTAAATATCTGCATTCCCAACTTTGAGTATCGAGGTCGCAAAAAGCCAACCTGCAAACGCAACACATCCAGTTTCCGCAAAACACCGGACATGAAGGAAAAACTGGAGGAATGCATCCGTGGAACGGGTTCTGCCAGGAATGATTTAATCAATCGCCGCAAGGATCGCTACTCAACGGAAAAGTTCCGATGGAAGAAAGATCAAATCCGTACCCAGTTCTACGATAGCAACATCAAAAACGAAGCTGAAATGGAAATCACCTACTACATCGAAGGATCTCTGGCGACGGAAGTCTGTCTGGCGATTCTGGATTCTCTGGAGCTGATCGTTCAGGTTGCTTCTAGCTCTGAACTGCACCACAATCTTCTGGGTACGGTGCTAAAAGTTTTACTTCACGCGCTGTCTCGAAACCAAAGCACGTTAGCGTTGCAGAATCTGTTTGCCTCGCAGCGATCACTGATCTTCAAATATCATAATTTGCTGTTCGATGAAGAAACGGATAGTTGTGCGGATTTGTGTCTGCTGCTGCTGAAGCACTGTGGATCACAGCTAGCCTCGGTCAGATCCCAAGCAGCTGCATCGCTGTATTTGCTGATGAGACAGAACTTCGAAATTGGAAAT AACTTTGCCCGCGTCAAAATGCAGGTGACCATGTCCCTAAGCTCTCTCGTTGGAACGAGCTCTTCTTTTAGTGAACAATCTCTCCGTCGGGCGTTGAAAACCATACTGGTGTACGCTGAGTCGGACACCGATCTGCAGGACACCTCCTTTCCGGAACAGGTTCAAGATTTGCTGTTCAATCTGCACATGATTTTGTCCGATACGGTTAAAATGAAAGAGTATCAGGAAGATCCGGAAATGTTGCTGGATCTAATGAACCGTATCGCTAAGGGGTATCAAAACTCCCCGGATCTCCGTTTAACTTGGTTGGAGAACATGGCCAAGAAGCATATGGAACGAGCTAATCACACGGAAGCAGCCATGTGCTATGTTCACAGTGCGGCCCTCGTTGCTGAGTACTTGAGCATGCTGGAATCTCAAACACATCTTCCGGTAGGAGCTGTTTCATTTAAACACATTTCTCCGAATTCGTTGATGGAATCAGCTGTATCGGATGACGTTTTGAGTCCTGGAGAGGATGGAATATGTCTAGGAAACAGGTTTACCGAAGGTGGTTTAAAAGCTTTGTTGGAGGAAGCGTCGAATTCTTTCCAAATAGCTGGAATGTACGAGGCGATGAACGATGTTTATAAGGTTTTGATTCCGATCTGCGAAGCCAACCGTGACTTCCGTAAACTTGGTCAAATTCATGGGAAGTTACAAGAAGCTTTCAACCGTATTGCGCAGCTACATGGTAAACGAGTCTTCGGCACCTATTTCCGAGTAGGATTCTACGGAGCCAAATTCGGAGATTTGGATCAACAAGAGTTCATCTACAAAGAACCAACGCTGACAAAGCTCCCAGAAATCTTCAGCAGATTGCAAAACTTTTATGCCGATCGCTTCGGTCCAGATGTTGTTCAAATCATCAAGGATTCTAACACGGTTGATCTTAAAACGTTGGATCCAGATAAGGCATACATTCAAATTACTTATGTGGAACCTTATTTTGAAACTTATGAGCTACGCTATCGGGAgacata